The Bacteroidota bacterium nucleotide sequence AAATGTAAAGCTCCTTTATTATCGAAAATAATATGCAAAGGAGTTGAAGAAAAAGGTAATTAGATATGTCGTTGCAGAGGAGAGTTGCGAAGTACCTAAATCGGAGTTCGCTAACAGATATAATATTTTGTGCATGAGGTGTCGGAAGTTATGAAGCACCTCATCTTTGATATGTAATTGGTATAACTATTAATTTTATTTACATTCCGCCGCATTTCATTGTATCACCCGATTCCTTCATAGATCCGCCACACTTCATCTCGGTTTGATTTTCGTTGATCCGGAGTTTTTTCTCAGGAGGAGATACCATGTGAATACCAAGTCCCAAACCTCTTAAAATAAAAAGTATACCTATAACTACCACTAAAACCGGAACAACTTTTTGAACCTTATTTCTGAACGTAATACTCATAAAATTACCTATAAATGTAGCTGCAAACATAAAAGGAATAGTCCCCAGACCGAAAACAAACATGAATAATGCACCTTTTAATGCCGTACCGCTTGCAATAGCAGCTACTAAAGCAGCATAAACCGGCCCACAGGGAAGAGTTCCGTTCAACAAACCTATGGCAAAAAGGGTCTTAGTATCTCTCTTTTTTAAAAGTTCGCCGAGTTTTGATTTAATTTTTCCAATGTTTTTATAAATAAATGACGTTATTCCGGGACTCCCAAATTTTTTAGTTGGCCAAAGAATTATTACTATCATCATTACACCTGTTGCTATCGAAAGATATTGTTGCGATCCGGCAAGCGACAAGCCTTTTCCAAGAACCCCAAACAAGAGGCCCATTAAAGAGTAGGTAATAAGTCTGCCAATTTGGTATATGAGGTTTTGAAACATTCCTCTTATTTTATTACTTCGGTCAACAGGCAGGGCAAAGGCAATTGGACCACACATTCCTAAACAATGGAATCCTGTTCCTAATCCTATTATTAATGCAGTTATTAAATACTCCATTACAATCTTATTTTTGCTTTATACAAATATTTTTTTTCTGATGCTTCCCATTCAATTCTCAAATTCCATTTGCCTTCAAGAGCCTTGTCGCGCGATATTAACATCTGATGGTTTTCATCGAGTACTATCGGAATTTCCAGATCCAGTATTTTATTCGACGGGCGTTGCATCTTAACAGTTCCTTTGTATTCCGATAAGGAAAAATCCTTTGGAAAACTTATTAATAAACCATCAGAAGTTGCCCTGTATCGCACAGGTGAACTTAATTCAGATGCATTTTTCACATAATCTATCTCCTCCTGATATTTAAGTTCATCTTCGTAATAATTCTCCGAAACTAATTCATGACTATATGTATCATCGGTAGAAATTTTAATTACTACCCCTACAGTTGTAACAACAAACACTATTAAAAATAGCGCGATTCCGTGCCCCCAGTTAAATTTCATATTCTCTAATTTTTATTACCGTCATTTCGACCGAAATGAGTGAAAAGAATGTAGTGTAGAAATCTGTTCTTCTCTTCAACAGATGTTTCTACTTCACTACGTTCCGCTCAACATGACGTATTTTTTACTTTCCAAACTTCATCGGTCCGATAAAATTGGTTTTTACTTTTCTTATTAATTCTCCATCCTCATAAACTCCTATAATCACCTGATTCTTTGCATCGCCTAACTCTGCCTGAGGAATCCTGACAAAAATTGTTCCTTCGTATCTTCCTCTGGCATCAACTACAATATTATTATGCCCTACTAATTCTATTTCTCCCGAATGAGATATCAGTTTTAATTCAACTGCTTTGTCAAAATTAGTTTTGTTAACCATTTTATAGGTGAAAACGTTAGATACATTTCCAACGTCATCGCTTTGATATAATTGTCCCGGCAGCCTTAAAATATTAGTATCAATATCAGACCTTAAAAATAATAAACTAGCAACCACAATTATCAATATTGTCAATACCGATATATACCCAATGATTCGCGCATTTACAGTAGGTTTTTCACCATTGGCAATATTATCTTCCGATGCATATCTTATCAGTCCCTTAGGGAGACTTACACTTTCCATTATAGAATCGCATGCATCAATACAGGCAGTACAGTTTACACATTCCATCTGACTACCGTCGCGAATATCGATTCCGGTAGGACATACTTCAACACACTGATTACAATCGATACAATCACCCTTACCTGATGCAAATCTGTCCTCCGATTTTTTGAATTTCGCTCTTCCTGCTTCTTTTTCTCCTCTTACATAATCGTACGATACTTGTATTGATTTTCTATCCAGTAGTACCCCTTGTAATCGCCCGTATGGACAGGCAATAATACAGGCCTGTTCTCTGAACGATGTAAAAATAAAGAAAAAAACAATTGTAAATATAACCAGTGCTCCAAATCCACCGGGGTTTTCAACAGGTCCCTCATTAATAAAAACCTGAAGTTCATCAACCCCTATAATATAAGAGAGGAAAGTAATGGCAATAAGAAATGAAATAGCAAGAAAAATAATATACTTGATTCCTCTTTTTCTGATTTTCTCAGAATTCCACGGCATATTTTTTAGCTTAATCTGTTGGTGTCTGTCACCATCGATCAAGTATTCTATTTTTCTGAAACCCATTTCCAGGAATATGGTTTGCGGACAAACCCAACCACAAAAAAGCCTTCCAAATACAACCGTAAAAAGAACAATAAATACAATCCCTGTAATCATCATCAACACGAAAATGTAGAAATCCTGCGGGTAGAACATAGCTCCAAACAGTGAAAATTTTCTTTCAAGAACATTGATCATCAACAGTGGATTGCCATCTATCTTAATAAATGGTCCGATGAAGAAAATAGCCAATAAAAACCAGCTTAAGTATGTTCTTGCATCGTAGAACTTCCCTTTTGGTTTTTTAGGGTGGATAAAATTTCTGGACCCATCTTCATTTATGGTTCCTATATGATCTCTAAAGCTTTCGTCCTTCATAATCAAATATTATTTTGAGATTAAGGTTATACCAAATAAACATCAAAATGCACCGTATATTTTTCATCTAATCCATTTTTACATCATTTAAAATTTCTTCCATAGCCTGCTATGCAATAAATTTGAAACTTGTAAAAAAAAATTATATTTCAAATCTAACAAAGCATTCTGAAATTTAATTGGTATTAGGTATTTGTAGTTCTAATTCAGAAAATCAAAAAAAACATGTTTTACATCATAAAAAACACATTAACATTGGGATAAAAAAGGATGAAGTTTAAAGCTCAGAGC carries:
- a CDS encoding FixH family protein: MKFNWGHGIALFLIVFVVTTVGVVIKISTDDTYSHELVSENYYEDELKYQEEIDYVKNASELSSPVRYRATSDGLLISFPKDFSLSEYKGTVKMQRPSNKILDLEIPIVLDENHQMLISRDKALEGKWNLRIEWEASEKKYLYKAKIRL
- a CDS encoding sulfite exporter TauE/SafE family protein, whose amino-acid sequence is MEYLITALIIGLGTGFHCLGMCGPIAFALPVDRSNKIRGMFQNLIYQIGRLITYSLMGLLFGVLGKGLSLAGSQQYLSIATGVMMIVIILWPTKKFGSPGITSFIYKNIGKIKSKLGELLKKRDTKTLFAIGLLNGTLPCGPVYAALVAAIASGTALKGALFMFVFGLGTIPFMFAATFIGNFMSITFRNKVQKVVPVLVVVIGILFILRGLGLGIHMVSPPEKKLRINENQTEMKCGGSMKESGDTMKCGGM
- the ccoG gene encoding cytochrome c oxidase accessory protein CcoG, which gives rise to MKDESFRDHIGTINEDGSRNFIHPKKPKGKFYDARTYLSWFLLAIFFIGPFIKIDGNPLLMINVLERKFSLFGAMFYPQDFYIFVLMMITGIVFIVLFTVVFGRLFCGWVCPQTIFLEMGFRKIEYLIDGDRHQQIKLKNMPWNSEKIRKRGIKYIIFLAISFLIAITFLSYIIGVDELQVFINEGPVENPGGFGALVIFTIVFFFIFTSFREQACIIACPYGRLQGVLLDRKSIQVSYDYVRGEKEAGRAKFKKSEDRFASGKGDCIDCNQCVEVCPTGIDIRDGSQMECVNCTACIDACDSIMESVSLPKGLIRYASEDNIANGEKPTVNARIIGYISVLTILIIVVASLLFLRSDIDTNILRLPGQLYQSDDVGNVSNVFTYKMVNKTNFDKAVELKLISHSGEIELVGHNNIVVDARGRYEGTIFVRIPQAELGDAKNQVIIGVYEDGELIRKVKTNFIGPMKFGK